The Sorangiineae bacterium MSr11954 DNA segment TGCGCGACTGGTAGTCGCGGTGGGTAAAGCTGCGCGGAAAGCCGGCGATGCGCTCCGCCATGCGCTCGGCGATCCGCTCGAACGTCTCGCGGTCGCTGGGGCTCAAATGGTGACCGCGGGCCTCGAGCACCCACTCGCGGAAGTGATCGATCTCGCCCTTGATGAGCTCTTCGTCGTACGCCCGCGAGCGCACGATGCAGTCCTCCGCCAGGGTCGTCAGCTTCTCTTGCGCGAGGGCCAGGTCGTGCACCGCTTTGGTGTAGAACGCATCCCTTTTGTCGGGGTGGCGCAGCAGGTAGTGGGCGAGCGTGTCGTCGCCGAGATCCTCGATGAGGAGCCAGCCGCGATCGGTGGCATCGCCCAGCACCTCGGGCACGCGGATGCCTTGCGCGCGAAGGAGCTCGGCCACCTCGAGGAAGGGCCAGCGACGGAGGCTCACGGTCTTCTGGATCTCGTCGGTCTTCACCCCTTGCGGGAAAAACATGGCCACCGCGGTGCGTCCGCCGGCCAAGGTGACGCGGAAATACTTTCGAGTGGAGGCGCCCCCGACCATGGTCTGGAGGCTGACCTTTTGCGTGCCGAGGCGAGCAAGAAGCGCATCGAGTGCGGCGAAGTCATGCGCGAGCATCGTAGCCCGCGTGCTATCACATGCCGTACGCATGGGCGAATTGGGCTCCAGTCTACGTGCCAAAGGAGTGAAGGAAGGTGGATGGGACCTCAAGTCCATGAGCGCCCACTTCAGTGTTTCCAACGCGGCGGAGGTCGACATGCGGCTCGGTACCTGGCTCGATCTTCTCGTCACCTGGAACGCGAAACACGATTTGACGGCGGCGCGCTCGGAGGGTGAGCTCCTCGATTTGATGCTGGCAGATGCGTACGCGTTGTCCGCGCATCTCCCCGAGGGCGCACGGGTGGTGGACATCGGCTCCGGGGCCGGCGCACCGGGCCTCCCGCTCGCCTTGATCCGGCCCGATCTGAAGGTCACCCTCGTCGAGCCGCTGGCCAAGCGCGTCAGTTTTCTACGCACGGTCGTGGGCGCCGTCGGGCGAATCGATATCCAACTTCATCGCGGAAAAGCCGCCGACGTCGCGTCTTCACCTACGAAGTGGGATATCGCCCTATCACGCGCCACATTCTCCCCGGCCGAGTGGCTCGCATGCGGAAAGACCCTGGTCGATCCCGACCAAGGGAGCATCTGGGTGCTTCTCGCGCGCGAGGAGCCTCCCGTGCTCGAGGGCGTGGAGCTTCGCGACACGCTCACATACGAGTGGCCGAACCAGGGTCGAGCACGGCGTGCGGTGCGCTACGCTCCGGTGAAGGCGGCGTAGACTTCGCCGTGCGCGCCTCGCCTCCGAACCAGCGAGCGACCCGCGCCTTGAGCCCCTCGATGAGCAGGTAGACCGCGGGCACGACCACCAGCGAAAGCAGGGTCGAGCTCACGACCCCACCGATGACCGCGATGCCCATGGGCGCGCGGAACTCGCTCCCTTCGCCGCGCGAGATGGCCGTCGGGAGCATGCCCAGGATCATGGCGGCGCTGGTCATCAAGATGGGCCGCAGCCGCTCGGGCCCCGCCTCGAGGATGGCTTGCAGCGGGGTCTCGCCGTGCTCGCGCACCCGCACGATGGCGCGGTCGAGCAGCAGGATGGCGTTCTTGGTCACGAGCCCCATGAGCAGGATGATGCCGATGAGCGAGCCCATGGCCACCGAGTTGCCGCTCATGAACAAGGCCACGATGGCCCCGATGATGGCCAGCGGCAACGTGAGCATGATGGTGAGCGGGTGGATGAAGCTCTCGAACTGCGAAGCGAGCACGATGTAGATGAAGACGATGGCCAGCAAGAGCGCGAGCCCCATGGAGCTGTTCGACTCGTTCATCTGCTTGATCTGACCGTCGAGCCGGTAGCTCGCCCCCGGCGGCATCGGGATCTTCCCGAACGCCGCCTTCATCTCCGGCACGATCTCACCGAGCGAGCGCCCCAGCGGCGAGGCCCAAATCTGAATCTGCCGCTCGCGATCCTGCCGCTCGATCACGTTGGGCCCCTCGCCGCGCTCCACCGTCGCCAGATCCTGCAGCGCCATCGGGCCCTTGGGCGACCACACCGTCATGCGCATCACGTCGTCCACCGAGGCGCGATCGTTCTCACCGAGGCGCACCAAGATGGGCACCTCGTCCTTGCCCTGACGGAGCTTGCTCCCTTCTTGCCCCTCGATCGACGCCCGCAAGGTGGCCGCCAGCTGCGAGACCGGCACCTGCGCGCGCGCCGCCTTGTCGCGGTCGATCCCCACCTTGAGCTCCGGCCGCCCGGGGGTGTACTTCATCTGCGGATCCTGCACGCCCGGGATGGACTTGAGCGCCGCGCGGAACTGGCGCGCCAGCGGCTCGAGCTCCTCGTAGCTGGGCGCGCGCACCAGCACCATGATGGGCGCCTGCGTCCCCGCGCCCTCGACGAAGGCGGGATCGGTGACCGAGACCTTCACGTCGGGCGCGATTGAGTACGCGATCGTGCGCACGCGCTCCTTGAGCACCTGGATGCCCACGTCGCGCGCGTGCTTGGGCACGGTGACGATGCGCCAGTTGATCTTGTTGCTCTCGCCGTTGGGCCCCAAGGTGGAGAACACGGTGACGAAGCGCGGATCCTCGAGCACCTTCTTCTCCAGAGCCTCCGACAGCCGCGCGGTCTCGTCCAGCGAGGTGCCGGCGGGGAGCTCCACCTCGGTGACGAACTGACCGCGGTCCTCCGCGTTGACGAAGTCGCTGCCCATCAAGCCGGCGATGAAGATCATCCCCACGAAGGCGGCGAACGAGAGCCCGAGCACCGTCCACCTGTGGGTCACGCTCCACCCGAGCACCGCGCGGTACACCGACTCGGTGCCTTGGTGCACCGACTCGATGGGCGCCTTGATCCACGCGAAG contains these protein-coding regions:
- a CDS encoding phosphotransferase — its product is MLAHDFAALDALLARLGTQKVSLQTMVGGASTRKYFRVTLAGGRTAVAMFFPQGVKTDEIQKTVSLRRWPFLEVAELLRAQGIRVPEVLGDATDRGWLLIEDLGDDTLAHYLLRHPDKRDAFYTKAVHDLALAQEKLTTLAEDCIVRSRAYDEELIKGEIDHFREWVLEARGHHLSPSDRETFERIAERMAERIAGFPRSFTHRDYQSRNLMVHTKGVAEPELVWIDFQDAMLGPRVYDLVALLTDSHQDFDRPFVEARLDEYAKARRLGAEERYELGRQFDWVTVQRKLKDAGRFVFIDRVNGNSSFLKFVGPTLGRIRASLARLAPHDEDMRALEAVLARAIPQDAT
- a CDS encoding 16S rRNA (guanine(527)-N(7))-methyltransferase RsmG, yielding MSAHFSVSNAAEVDMRLGTWLDLLVTWNAKHDLTAARSEGELLDLMLADAYALSAHLPEGARVVDIGSGAGAPGLPLALIRPDLKVTLVEPLAKRVSFLRTVVGAVGRIDIQLHRGKAADVASSPTKWDIALSRATFSPAEWLACGKTLVDPDQGSIWVLLAREEPPVLEGVELRDTLTYEWPNQGRARRAVRYAPVKAA
- a CDS encoding efflux RND transporter permease subunit, yielding MNLSAIAIKRPVFTVMVTFALMVFGLMGLSRLGTDLFPDVDFPVVSVNIAYPGASPTEVETLVTKQIEDAVVSLNGLDTVRSLSREGLSTTIVIFKLGTDLQEAATQVRERVAQTRFKLPDEVKEPAISRLDVGATPVLTYTLSGGGRSLPETGQLARDVIKPALEQVEGVAAVNVNGGAEREVHVDLNLAKIDALKLSPAAILAQLKAENITVPAGHFDEGPREVAVRTIGEFRNVDDIRHVIVANTPDGSGVRLSDIAEVEDGYKELKTRIRSNGVPAVSFEIVKQSGRNTVAVSDGIKAKLAKLQATLPAGVRANPIIDQSKFIRENADDVQMSIVFGGAMAILVILVFMLDLRSTLISALALPTSVVSTFFLMYLLGFTLNMMTLLGLSLAIGLLIDDAVVVRENITKHLERGADPKTAALEGTKEIALSVLATTMTVVAVFLPVAFMSGIVGQFFRQFGLTIVASVLVSLFVAFTLDPMLSSRFSKAHVPGARDRFAWIKAPIESVHQGTESVYRAVLGWSVTHRWTVLGLSFAAFVGMIFIAGLMGSDFVNAEDRGQFVTEVELPAGTSLDETARLSEALEKKVLEDPRFVTVFSTLGPNGESNKINWRIVTVPKHARDVGIQVLKERVRTIAYSIAPDVKVSVTDPAFVEGAGTQAPIMVLVRAPSYEELEPLARQFRAALKSIPGVQDPQMKYTPGRPELKVGIDRDKAARAQVPVSQLAATLRASIEGQEGSKLRQGKDEVPILVRLGENDRASVDDVMRMTVWSPKGPMALQDLATVERGEGPNVIERQDRERQIQIWASPLGRSLGEIVPEMKAAFGKIPMPPGASYRLDGQIKQMNESNSSMGLALLLAIVFIYIVLASQFESFIHPLTIMLTLPLAIIGAIVALFMSGNSVAMGSLIGIILLMGLVTKNAILLLDRAIVRVREHGETPLQAILEAGPERLRPILMTSAAMILGMLPTAISRGEGSEFRAPMGIAVIGGVVSSTLLSLVVVPAVYLLIEGLKARVARWFGGEARTAKSTPPSPERSAPHAVLDPGSATRM